ACTATGTTGCTTTGTCTGATTATGGGGGACTGCTGGAGCTATTTGACCGCATGATAGAAGAGCATGAGAGTATTTATGAGAGCGTAGAGAATTGTTTCTTCGAGACGGTTTTGAACTGTAATGTTCCGGATCATTTTCGAAAGCCGTTTCGGGAGTTTTGTGGTAAGTGGTTGAAGAACCCCTCGATAGGTTCTGGTCGACCGTTTTCACGGGGCAGTGCTGCGTTGTGTCTTTATTGGCTAGGGGACAAGAGATCTGTTAAGGCAATTAAACGAGTTCTTGACGCAGAGGGCATAGACTATCCGGCATCCAGCACGCGTGCTTTGGTGTCTGCTTACATCGCTCTAGCACCGGAGCAGTTGGATTATGCTCTCGGCATATGTGCACGAATTTCCAATGGTGAACTATCTTCTGTCTCAAGATTTATCCATGTGCTTTCGAATGACGGAAGTCTAAGATGCGCCTTACCTAGAATCACTCAGAGAGTTCCCTATTCGACTCAAATTCCTGTTTTTGAGGCTAGAACATGGCTGAGGCTAGAAGTGTTATCGCTCTCAAAAGCTACTGCTGTAAAGAAGTGGCTCAGGGCGCAAGAACTGACTATATCAAAGTGCAGTTTAGGTGATTGTGAGAAGAGGGCATTTGCACGTTGGCGCAAGCGTCTATATGATCAGCCGTAATGGAAGTTTTCTGGTCAGCTAACAAATCTTTAGGTGGGCGTGAGGTTAAGTGTAGGCAAATGCGTGGAGTTTCTCGAAATATTCCTATTGATTTAGATGAGTTAGTAGCTACATGTTATGACGAGCGTATCAGGCATATCGTTCGGGAGGCTGTTGATTGTTATAAGTTCGGCGCATATAGGGCTTGTATTGTGACGACTTGGATTGCCGTCGTTTATGATTTCTTATACAAAATTTCTGATTTGTCTGAGAAAGGTCAGGTCGATGCACGTAAGTTGGTTTTAGAATTCGGCGACGCTCAGGCTACAAGTAACTATAGGAAACTGTTGGAATTTGAGCAGAATATTCTGAGGCTCTCTATGGAACAGTTTGAGTTTATTACTGCAATGGAGTATTCGGAGCTATTGAGGCTGTTTGAGGATCGTCACAAGTGTGCTCATCCATCCATGAACACGGTGGATGAGCCTTATCAGGCGACTTCTGAGCAGGCTCGATATCATTTGCGCAACGCTTATAGCTTTTTCTTTAGACATGCTCCAACTCAGGGGCGTGGTGCTATCGAAAAAATTGAACGTGAACTGTTGTCAAATACATTTCCTTTCGAGAAGGGCGAGGCAAAAAATCGTTTACTCAGCGGGCCTTTGGGTTTAGGTGTGAAAGAATCGGTATGTCGCTCTGTCATCTTGATGGTTTTGACTTCAGTATTACATGAGGAACTGGGAGGAAATGTCCTAAAACAGCGTCTTTCGGCTATTGAGGCGCTTGCAGAACTTTGTCCTGATATTTTTGAGTCCACTTTGCGTCAACGGCTCAATGACAAGGTTGAGAAACTTGATGATACGACCAGGATCAAAATCATGCTTCTTGTACGTAGATGTCCAGCAGTTTGGGAATGTTTGCACGAAAATGAAAAGGACAAGTTGAAGCGATCTCTTTCTTGTCTGGATGCATCAGAGAATCCTGGACCACTTATCGCAGCGCTTTCAAATTTGGAGCTTAGAAAAATTGGAACCCAAAAGCTGTTACCTGTTGATGCTCTTGTCCTCAATTCATATGTGATAGCTATTGATAGACCTGAGCTTAAAGATTTAGTGTTGCAAAAGTTTGAGGTGTCTGAAGGTTTTTCAGTAGCTGCCTCCAATATGGAATACCTCATATTACCGATTGCCGATCGTCTTACTCTTGAGCAATATCGTAGGGTCTTGCAGTCCTTCGTTTCAAATTCTCAGATTAATGGTGCTAATTACTTCATGCCCAAGCATATGAGATCCTTTTTGCAAGCAAACGAGAAGTTTAGATCATTAGAATCAAATTCCTGGGAGATGGTGTACAACAAGATTTGTGAGCCAAGTCATTTATTGGAGAAAGAGTGGAGAACACTGCGCGAGATGCTGGAAGCCGAGTTTGGCTTCCAGCATTTGAGTTGAATTCGTCATACTTAAATTCACTGAGGTTAGATGCCTAAACTGTCTGAATTTCGATAGTGACATGTCGAGCTTATTTCCCCACAACCGCGTTAGCTTTTACAAACGCCGCCAGTTCTTTTTCATTTTCAAAGATTCTGCTATCGGGCAGTGAGTCGACCCAGGCGCCATCTTTTTCGATTGATACCATAAATTGATTAAACGCCGGTGCTAGCTGAGCAACTGGTTTTTCAAAGGCAGCTTCCAGATAAGTGGCATAGCCGTTTTTGTTGCCACCAGCTACCAGGCTGAGATACTTTTTGAGCTTGTCGTTTTTGATGAGAAACAGCGCGACCTGTCTTTGTTGTGCTTCGTTTTCTGCATTGGCGTGCTTCGCTTGCTGCACGATCTCAGGCAATTGCAGTGCTGAGCGTTCTTTGTTTCCCATCCATTTGGGATTCCAGCGCTCCGGGTAGCCGAGCATTAGCTTCATGCCCTTTGCGCCAGCGTCGTCGTGGATGCAACCGTAGACCAGATCAAATAGACAGGGGATGCCTTCTTCTGCCCAAAAGTCCAGACCTTTTTCTTCATTGAGCACAGTATGCATCAGCTCGTGCATTAGCGTGTTGTCGCCAGCACCGTCATAGGTGACTACGGCATTGCTGCCAGCCAGATACGCACCGTGGACATGGGTAGCAAATCCCATACGCTCTTTGAGAAATTTACGCGAAGCCAATTTGTCGTGCAAAATAAATAGCCCACGTGGAAAGACACCTTTGAGCTTGATTAGATTGTTGTCCACATAACCTAAAAACGACTCTGACAGCCTGGCATAGTGCTCAGCTTGCGGCTTAGGAATATCGCTGTAGATGATTAGATGTGGAGTCGCCACTATTGACTCAAACGATCCTGTGATCAAATCCACATTTGTTACTTTACGGCTGGGCATCACTGGCAGTGGCTTGCCTTGCAGCCCGAGTCTCATGGCCATGGCGCCCTCTGTTGTGGCGCGGGCGATGTCGCCCTGTCTCAGAGCTATTTGTGCGCTCAGTGAGACTGCCTCGCCGGTGGCATTTTTGCCAGCGTTTATCAGGGCTTGATTGACTGCATCGCGGGCTTTGATCAGATTGTCCTGATTGTAGTAGGCCTGAGCGAGATAATAAAAGCCGCGATAGCTGCGGTCATTTATCTGTGTTGCTTTACGCGCATCGGCGACAGCCTTAGTCTGTTCCTTAGGGTATTGCAGGTACATGCTGGCGCGCCCTATGAGGGCTTCAAAATTGTCCGGGGCATACTCTATTGCCTGACTATATTGAGCAATTGCACCGTCTTTGTCGTTTACGCCCTGGAGTGCTTGTCCATAGAGATAGCGGATCTCGCTGGATTTTGGCAGGGCCGTCTTGCTATCAATGGCACGTCTCAGATAGTCTTTTGCGGAGGCAAAGTCACCTAGCTCTAATAGCCCACGCGCAATGATGGCCACTGATTCTTCGCCAGGCATAGTCTTACTAGCGGCTGCAGCCTTAAATCCCTCCAGCGCACCTGGCATGTTGCCAATGCGACAGAGTGCTACTGCCCGTTGCCAGATGGGCTCCACCAGTGTTTTGTCGAGGCGAGCGGCCTGCTCAAAGTCGCGTATAGCCATCCTGTAATCGCAATAACCAAAATACGTCTTGCCACGCATAAGATAGAGCAAAGCATTGTTTGGTGTCTCTTGTATGCGCTTGTTGAGTGCAGTCAGGCAGTCTGTAAATTTGCGTTGTTTGATCAGTTCGACATAGGGCTGTTCGAGTGCTGCTTGCTGTTCGCTCCCGGCTGTGCCACCACCGGTTTCGCCACCGAGTGCTGGTTTGTCAGCATTGTTTTTCATTACTTCGTGGGCGTCTTTGACTGCCTCACTGGATGGATCGAGCGCTGTTACCGGTGGAGGAAAAGCCATCGCACTGCTTGTCATTGCTTGCAGCAAAATAATGGAGATAATCAGTGCGTCGCGTCTGCTCATCACTGCGCAGGTGGACGCTCAAATTGCGCCCGGACTAGTCTCGCATAGCTTGTGTTGGCTTCCACCAGGCTCTTGTGTGTGCCTTTTTCGATTATTTTGCCTTGCTCCAGCACCATGATTTGGTCTGCGTGCTGCACTGTCGACAATCTGTGCGCGATTACTATTACTGTGCGACCCTTCATCAGATTATTGAGTGCCTTTTGCACCATAGCCTCTGACTCGTTATCGAGAGCACTGGTGGCCTCATCCAGGATAATGATTGGCGCATCTTTGAGAAATGCCCGGGCGATAGATAGTCTCTGCTGCTGTCCACCAGACAGACGCAAGCCGCGTTCGCCGATGACAGTCTCATAGCCGTTAGGCATAGCCATAATAAAGTCATGGCAGTAGGCTGCTTTTGATGCTTCCCAGATTTGTTCTTTGGTGGCGTTGAGACTACCAAAGCGAATGTTCTCCTCTACTGTAGTGTTAAAGAGGAAGTTGTCTTGAGTAACGAGAGCAATCTGGTCGCGCAGGCTGTGCAGCTCGATATCTCTGATGTTATGTCCATCGATTGAGATGGAGCCTGAGGTGACATCGTAAAAGCGCGGTACAAGATTGGCCAGTGTGGACTTACCCGAGCCCGATAGTCCTACCAGCGCAATCATCATGCCTGGCTTGATCTCAAAATTGATATCGCTGAGCACCATAGTGCTGTGGTTTGGATAATTAAAATAAACCTGATCAAATTTAATTGTGTGTGGCACTTTTTTGAGGCTAATTGCCTGTGGTGCCTCGATGATATTTGATTCCTGGTCGAGCACTTCAAATATGCGCGATGCCGCTGCCAGGGCTGGCTGGATAACACCGTTGATACGACCGATGTTTTTGATAGGAGAGTAGAGCAAAAGCAGCGAGATGATAAAGGATGTTAGTGAGCCCAGGTCCATCTGCTTATGCACGACCATTGAGCCTGCCACCCAAAAGACACAAGCGATACCGATAGCACCGATCATGGCAAGTATTGGCGAGAGGATGGCCTCGGCTCTTACAGCTTTTATGGTGTTTCTAAAAAAGCCATTGTTAGTGGCCTGAAATCTCTCAGTCTGGTAGTCTTCGAGGTTAAAGGACTGCACAATCTTGGCGCCCTGGATGGACTCGGACAAGACCGATACCAGGTCCCCAATTGCTTCCTGTCCGCCGCGTGATGATTTGCGGATTTTTTTGCCCAGTATCGATACTGGTATCACAATCAGTGAGAGGATTGGCAGGGCAATCATCGCTAGCCAAAAGCTCTTGATCAAGATAACGATACTCAGACCAATGAGTGTGATGGTGCGACTGACTAGAGATTGAAATGTCTGAGAAATCGCTGCCTCAACGATAGCCACATCATTGGTCAGACGACCAATCAAGATGCCTGAGGATTGTCCCTGGAAGTACAAAAGCGGTTGCTTTTGCAAATGTCTAAATAGCTCATTGCGCAAGTCGCGGATGGCGGCGGCACCGACATAACGCACGCAGTAAGCTTCAAAAAATCGAGCAGTGCCCTGGATAAATGCCACAGCAAGTATCACTAGAGGTACATAACCTAATAGATGCAGCTGTTGCTGCTCAAATATGCGGCGCAGACCCTCGCCTGCTAGCCAGGCATAGGCGGCGTCCATACTGCCGGCTGGCAGTGCGGCGAGCAAGCCACCACCGAGCATGAGCCAGTAGGGTTTGACGTATTTAAAAAGACGCAGATAAAGCTTTATTTGATTGTCACCAAGCAAAGGTGCTTTTGGTGGTTTGGCAGGCTCGGGTGATGGAGCCGTGGCCGGTGCCACTGGTGCTGCGGATGTTGCCTCTGCTGGTGTTGCTGCTGTTGCCTCAGTTGCTGATTTTGCATCTGTTGCCGAGCTTGCTGCCGTTGCCGGTGTTTGCGCTATTGGCGCCGCCATATATGCATCACTAGCTACCTCACTGGGCAAGCTCTTTTGCAGTTCTTCTGGTTCGGCGGTCATATTACGGCTTCCTGGATGTGACATATAGTAGCTCTTCGGCGCAGTTGTCTACATAGTCTCCCTGTCCTAGCTCCTTGCGCAGTGTGAGGAGTTCGGTTTCTATTTCTTGTTTGAGTCCGGGCACTTCAAACAGGTCGAGGCTATATTTTACGAGCTGATCGGGTCTGCAATCCAGTTGGATTAGTTCAGGCACGAGTTGCCGACCTGCCAAAATGTTAGGCATACCCACGTTTTTGACTGTTTTAAAAAGT
Above is a window of Candidatus Obscuribacter sp. DNA encoding:
- a CDS encoding tetratricopeptide repeat protein; the encoded protein is MSRRDALIISIILLQAMTSSAMAFPPPVTALDPSSEAVKDAHEVMKNNADKPALGGETGGGTAGSEQQAALEQPYVELIKQRKFTDCLTALNKRIQETPNNALLYLMRGKTYFGYCDYRMAIRDFEQAARLDKTLVEPIWQRAVALCRIGNMPGALEGFKAAAASKTMPGEESVAIIARGLLELGDFASAKDYLRRAIDSKTALPKSSEIRYLYGQALQGVNDKDGAIAQYSQAIEYAPDNFEALIGRASMYLQYPKEQTKAVADARKATQINDRSYRGFYYLAQAYYNQDNLIKARDAVNQALINAGKNATGEAVSLSAQIALRQGDIARATTEGAMAMRLGLQGKPLPVMPSRKVTNVDLITGSFESIVATPHLIIYSDIPKPQAEHYARLSESFLGYVDNNLIKLKGVFPRGLFILHDKLASRKFLKERMGFATHVHGAYLAGSNAVVTYDGAGDNTLMHELMHTVLNEEKGLDFWAEEGIPCLFDLVYGCIHDDAGAKGMKLMLGYPERWNPKWMGNKERSALQLPEIVQQAKHANAENEAQQRQVALFLIKNDKLKKYLSLVAGGNKNGYATYLEAAFEKPVAQLAPAFNQFMVSIEKDGAWVDSLPDSRIFENEKELAAFVKANAVVGK
- a CDS encoding ABC transporter ATP-binding protein, with product MTAEPEELQKSLPSEVASDAYMAAPIAQTPATAASSATDAKSATEATAATPAEATSAAPVAPATAPSPEPAKPPKAPLLGDNQIKLYLRLFKYVKPYWLMLGGGLLAALPAGSMDAAYAWLAGEGLRRIFEQQQLHLLGYVPLVILAVAFIQGTARFFEAYCVRYVGAAAIRDLRNELFRHLQKQPLLYFQGQSSGILIGRLTNDVAIVEAAISQTFQSLVSRTITLIGLSIVILIKSFWLAMIALPILSLIVIPVSILGKKIRKSSRGGQEAIGDLVSVLSESIQGAKIVQSFNLEDYQTERFQATNNGFFRNTIKAVRAEAILSPILAMIGAIGIACVFWVAGSMVVHKQMDLGSLTSFIISLLLLYSPIKNIGRINGVIQPALAAASRIFEVLDQESNIIEAPQAISLKKVPHTIKFDQVYFNYPNHSTMVLSDINFEIKPGMMIALVGLSGSGKSTLANLVPRFYDVTSGSISIDGHNIRDIELHSLRDQIALVTQDNFLFNTTVEENIRFGSLNATKEQIWEASKAAYCHDFIMAMPNGYETVIGERGLRLSGGQQQRLSIARAFLKDAPIIILDEATSALDNESEAMVQKALNNLMKGRTVIVIAHRLSTVQHADQIMVLEQGKIIEKGTHKSLVEANTSYARLVRAQFERPPAQ